One Gossypium hirsutum isolate 1008001.06 chromosome A08, Gossypium_hirsutum_v2.1, whole genome shotgun sequence genomic window, TCGTGTATTTTGATTCGTATGAGTTCATACCAACGCATTGATATCTTCTTTACAAGTTAGGGTGAAGGTGGTAATTAGTGTTGCATACATGcaagtgtatatatattgattattttaaagattttctTGTACTGATATCCTTGTTTCAATATACACAGAAtgtttcaagaaaaatgaaaaatgtttaaaGACATTAATACGTTGTTGTTGTTTTGCTGTGGTGCAGCTTTGCATTTTCTTTCTTGCAGCAAATGCTGTCATCCCTCTCCATAATCATCCAGGGATGACTGTTTTCAGCAAGCTTTTGCTGGGAGATTTGCATATAAAGTCGTACGATTGGGTGGATTCTATGCCGCCACCTGAATCCCAGCGTAAGAATCTATCTTTTGCTTGCAAGAGCATCCGGACTGAGGCAATCCATTCATGTATTTCTTTTGCGCGTTACAGCGAGATTGGCAAGGTTGAAAGTCGATAGCGTGTTGAAAGCGCCATGCAAGACCTCAGTGTTGTATCCTACAACAGGAGGTAACATCCATGAATTTAAAGCCGTAACACCATGCGCTGTGCTCGATGTTCTCGGCCCTCCTTACTCTAAAGACGACCGTGATTGTTCTTATTACAAAGAGTTGCAACACTCGGCTTTGTCAAGTAAGTGAAAGCTTTGCCCCATGATGTTTCATTACAAACTATCACAAATATATACAAGAAAAAAGCATGGAATGCAAATACATACTTTGATTGCTTGTGGAATGTGCAGATGGAGAAAGTAGTAGAGTGAATGAAGGAGGAAGTGATTATTTGAGATGGTTGAAAGAAATTGAAGTGCCCCAGGATTCACACATGGAGAGAATTGACTACTGGGGTCCTCAGATCGTAGATTAGGATCTACGTTATtacaaacatattaaaaaaatgttaattagCCACTGGTGTAATGATAATACAAGAGTTTACATTGTCATTATTATGTTGTTAGTCGATAACTAATCTACCTTGgatgttttttatttctttatcttATAAAAGcattataaaattatatcaaagTGAAAGTTTGGATTTTTCAAAATGACCTGGAATTAAAAGGAtaagtagaattaaataataagtaGGATAAATTTTTCTACAAAAggatcaattttttttctaacatataggaattattttattcaatttttaagtAAATGAGGTAAAATATATTCTATAATTTCATAATACTTTTATCAATTAAACTCGTGTGATTTTTGtccaaaattcaaattaaatcataaattagAATGAATGTGGAATGCAGCAAGTGCTTGGATTTTAATCTACAATTTTTCCAAATAAATATTGACTTATGATTTGATTTGcgttttttgaaaaaagaaaaagaaaaagtcttTGTTCTTgagttatttccaaaatttttaagatttttctataattttatgaaattttgatttttttttaattttttaaagaaatttaagattttataccattccgttttttataatttcaaatattaatatttaaaaatcaatttttagacttttttaatttagttttttaaaattttatgaaaattttagaattttaacattttttgcataattataatttttataatttcaaaaaataagctgtgaattcttttttatatataattttgtaattatttagaatttttttagaattatcattaaaaataaaaaaaaggaaaatatcaaATTGACATTTTAACTACACTTCAAGGGCCAAATTAAGTAGTAGTGAAAATAAGCTAATGAAACTCATCATCAGTCCATTACCAACAATGAGTAACcaaaaaaaaggttaatttataaattttcataataaagTGACTAAAACAAAAAGTTTATTAATAATAACGTGACCAAAAGTATAAATTACCCAAAACAAATCCAATCCAACAATTCCGAATGATTGATTCAATAAATACACATTTTGAGCACGTTTTGGATATAGCTTTTTCTGGTTTGCCAGGTTGGGCTCACGGTTTAGGAAATTTTTTATTtggtctcaaaaatacaattgCTTGAGGGCTGAGGCTCAGAATTAAGATTTATGCCCAAAATTTGACCCAATCTTTTGTCAACAGGGTTATATTATATTGGAAAAGTcagaattattttgaaaaatgtcaatttttattttggaatttaatttattatttatagttgatgtttattttataattagtaTTTGGGGTTCGTGGCTGTCAttcataataatattatttttaaaattcgtaTACATAAAAAGAAGTACATTGTACCTTATCATTACATCCATcacttaaaactttcaaatgaATTTGATCTTCTTTCTTCTTGCTCTCCGAGGAAAATTCCCAGACTTGATTCAGGTGATGATAACAACCAAAGGTCTTTTACATAGAGATAATCTTCTATAGTATCAATGTACATGTTTTGTTCTTTCTCTCCATTTTGATGTGATAAGTTCAATGTACCTCTAAAGTATGTGACTTGTcttttctcttttggtacatgAATCATTTGGTTAATGTATCTCTAAAGTTCAACGAATGTACTCTAATTATACATTCAGCATTAAAGATATATGATTTTGTCTAATATAACCTACTAATACCCAATGGTGTATATAAAgtaataaatcaattaattttttatgtggtcatgaaaaacatataaatatttttaatttctgaataaagtataaatttttttaaaaaatagagctAAGTAAACTTAATGTGAAGATCTAATAAACATTATATTTATGGGTGAAAAAGAATTATAcaacaaatata contains:
- the LOC107940409 gene encoding plant cysteine oxidase 2, producing MQFFKSKSVEKGTPSVAYTPIYQCDEFSLCIFFLAANAVIPLHNHPGMTVFSKLLLGDLHIKSYDWVDSMPPPESQPRLARLKVDSVLKAPCKTSVLYPTTGGNIHEFKAVTPCAVLDVLGPPYSKDDRDCSYYKELQHSALSNGESSRVNEGGSDYLRWLKEIEVPQDSHMERIDYWGPQIVD